In a single window of the Dreissena polymorpha isolate Duluth1 chromosome 3, UMN_Dpol_1.0, whole genome shotgun sequence genome:
- the LOC127872473 gene encoding uncharacterized protein LOC127872473, protein MADENNKTYEKTDAIVSYDGIFKGMYDAGLGEMFQAGRKLLSTGNWTAGRGKFEEALSAAGNSPRDQKTLRLLIDELDRYERNNIEAVVNATETPVSWSAVAGRGIERIDESMFALPQGIFFLDVGRPGHAGYQRLVGRKLLSDYWIAFKIPELFCSLVKADMILGLFVDQRISDSNVTLFYHPLSKAEKLRVMKDIVADERGANAELIHPFPLLREPARLEAGSPPEGWIVDDAFDVMLGCGEERIRAYSIQFLIEAGVERPILYDPACSTGVFLSTLQKAMPGSYTIGQDLSQQMANFAKQRVDEAHCANAIDPKIKLGTADACYVRFLNSEVVKTSEAEELFQALLPTVKPGGYIITFGHTPVLLSSANFKRNRDFRLCRSLGVAVDGTGIFQYYVMQRNKTVPVNMTNKTEAAHKRAMRDLLAYEDTLTVDVEKTVQRIRERAKLLHTELDTYITGVLNDIKHKFEHELNRIHHTIDKLKSGGGGGGDAHRKRRSNSVDRTPRYQSTPRSSNIDFSLNSSHSTQVTYIDIDAEDQFNKKELMYYEGEASDSVYQKLVGHYTFDITSAIPFNPIQRAIQANQRSEVKLISTFRVGDKSETVHAIAPVDEDQAWVCCGWGSRNLALYDRHGQKRKSATLDIQVNDVTSFNDGRDDHVLISSYREKSIKRLNQESLRTSDFAYISLFPGGLCSDRRSGLYVCFRDSYQRTVTFGSRRMVAKLSKHGEIVSTIEKNEDQSNVFGYPFRIAVNVNGDVCVSDYGDGTRGVTILRKDGKVKCNYKGVPSGLSNEQPFLPHGIVCDGEGNIMVSDWNNDCIHVVDRDGTFLLKLVTKKDGVEGPNALGLDGNGHLWVGDSHGVVRVFKYSIFNH, encoded by the exons ATGGCagatgaaaataataaaacttaCGAAAAAACCGATGCAATTGTTAGCTACGATGGAATCTTTAAGGGAATGTACGATGCAGGGCTCGGAGAGATGTTCCAAGCCGGACGGAAGCTTCTTTCGACCGGAAACTGGACGGCGGGCAGGGGGAAGTTTGAAGAGGCGTTGAGCGCGGCCGGAAACTCCCCTCGTGATCAAAAGACTCTCCGGTTGCTCATTGACGAGTTGGACCGATACGAGAGGAACAATATCGAAGCGGTAGTGAACGCTACGGAGACTCCTGTCAGTTGGTCGGCCGTCGCCGGAAGGGGAATTGAGCGGATCGACGAATCCATGTTCGCCTTACCACAGGGGATTTTCTTCTTGGACGTCGGGCGACCAGGTCATGCGGGCTATCAGCGGCTTGTCGGTAGAAAGCTTTTGTCCGATTACTGGATCGCTTTTAAGATACCCGAGTTGTTCTGTAGCCTTGTAAAAGCGGACATGATACTTGGCCTTTTCGTGGACCAGAGAATAAGTGACTCGAACGTTACGTTGTTTTATCACCCACTTAGTAAAGCCGAAAAGCTACGAGTGATGAAAGATATCGTCGCGGACGAGCGGGGCGCTAACGCTGAGCTGATTCATCCGTTTCCGCTACTACGTGAGCCCGCCCGCCTGGAGGCTGGGTCTCCACCGGAAGGCTGGATCGTCGATGACGCGTTTGACGTCATGCTTGGCTGCGGCGAGGAGAGGATTCGCGCGTACTCCATACAGTTCCTGATTGAGGCTGGCGTAGAGAGGCCTATACTCTATGATCCAGCATGCTCCACAGGAGTGTTCCTCTCCACCCTGCAGAAGGCGATGCCCGGAAGCTACACCATTGGTCAGGACCTCAGTCAACAAATGGCAAACTTCGCCAAGCAGAGGGTCGACGAAGCCCACTGTGCCAACGCCATAGATCCCAAGATCAAGCTCGGCACCGCAGATGCTTGCTACGTGAGGTTCCTGAACTCGGAAGTTGTTAAAACGAGCGAGGCAGAGGAGCTTTTCCAGGCGCTGCTTCCCACGGTGAAGCCAGGAGGTTACATCATAACGTTCGGACACACGCCTGTcctattgtcgtctgccaacttCAAGCGCAATCGAGACTTCCGGTTATGCCGAAGCTTAGGCGTGGCAGTTGACGGTACTGGTATTTTCCAGTATTATGTGATGCAACGAAACAAA ACCGTGCCTGTTAACATGACCAACAAAACGGAGGCAGCACACAAGCGGGCGATGCGTGACCTTCTAGCATACGAGGATACGTTGACGGTTGACGTCGAGAAAACCGTGCAGCGGATCCGGGAGCGGGCGAAGCTTCTCCACACTGAGCTGGATACCTATATCACGGGGGTGCTCAACGACATCAAACACAAGTTCGAACATGAGCTCAACCGCATACACCACACGATAGACAAGCTCAAaagcggcggcggcggtggcggggACGCGCATCGAAAGCGGCGCTCTAACTCCGTAGACCGGACGCCCAGGTACCAATCGACGCCGCGCTCTAGCAACATTGATTTCAGTCTAAACTCTTCTCACTCCACCCAGGTGACCTACATTGATATCGACGCGGAAGATCAGTTTAACAAGAAGGAGCTGATGTATTATGAAGGAGAGGCCAGCGACAGCGTCTACCAGAAGCTTGTGGGACATTACACCTTCGATATAACCTCTGCAATACCGTTCAATCCCATACAGAGGGCCATACAG GCGAATCAGCGCTCGGAAGTGAAGCTTATCAGCACATTCCGAGTCGGCGACAAGAGCGAGACCGTGCACGCGATAGCGCCCGTTGACGAGGACCAGGCCTGGGTGTGCTGTGGGTGGGGCTCCCGCAACCTCGCTCTCTATGACCGACACGGCCAAAAACGGAAGTCAGCCACGCTAGATATCCAG GTCAACGACGTGACCTCTTTCAACGACGGCAGAGACGATCACGTTCTGATCTCCAGTTACCGCGAAAAGAGCATCAAACGACTCAACCAGGAGTCGCTAAGAACGTCCGACTTCGCCTACATTTCCTTGTTTCCCGGCGGCTTATGCAGCGACCGTCGCAGCGGCCTGTACGTGTGTTTCCGGGACAGCTACCAGCGCACCGTGACGTTCGGCTCACGTCGGATGGTCGCGAAGCTGTCAAAACACGGCGAGATAGTGTCTACCATAGAGAAGAACGAGGACCAGAGCAACGTGTTCGGTTACCCTTTCCGAATTGCCGTCAACGTCAACGGTGACGTTTGCGTTTCGGATTACGGCGACGGAACGCGCGGCGTAACAATCCTGCGAAAAGACGGCAAAGTTAAGTGCAATTATAAAGGCGTGCCGTCCGGGTTGTCGAACGAACAGCCTTTCTTGCCCCACGGAATAGTGTGCGACGGCGAAGGGAATATTATGGTTTCGGATTGGAATAATGACTGTATTCACGTTGTTGATAGGGACGGGACTTTCTTGTTGAAGTTAGTCACGAAAAAAGACGGGGTTGAAGGGCCGAATGCGCTAGGGCTTGATGGGAATGGTCACTTGTGGGTTGGGGACAGCCATGGTGTTGTCCGTGTTTTCAAGTACTCAATCTTTAACCATTAG